The following proteins come from a genomic window of Sphingosinicella flava:
- the gspI gene encoding type II secretion system minor pseudopilin GspI gives MSARRGESGFTLIEMLVALAIFSLAALALLRLNGATVTSTTRLQDQAMAQIVARNIAVETLTDPIPPAFGTASGEVTNGNRRWLWTRVTNRSPEARIQQIEIEVRSVSGPEAARLTVFRSAEIPA, from the coding sequence GTGTCGGCGCGTAGAGGCGAAAGCGGCTTCACCCTCATCGAGATGCTGGTGGCGCTCGCCATCTTCAGCCTCGCCGCGCTGGCTCTGCTGCGGCTCAACGGCGCCACGGTGACCAGCACCACGCGGCTGCAGGATCAGGCGATGGCGCAGATCGTCGCGCGCAACATCGCGGTCGAGACGCTGACCGATCCGATCCCGCCCGCCTTCGGCACGGCGAGCGGCGAAGTGACGAACGGCAACCGCCGCTGGTTGTGGACGCGGGTCACCAACCGGTCACCGGAAGCACGCATCCAGCAAATCGAGATCGAAGTGCGCAGCGTGAGCGGGCCGGAAGCGGCGAGGCTCACCGTCTTCCGATCGGCCGAGATTCCGGCATGA
- the gspG gene encoding type II secretion system major pseudopilin GspG: MARFLKTRHPGESRTLLSKSRRDSGFRRNDVRKRRKDEDGFTLVELMVVIVIIGLLATVVVVNVMPAQDTARVKKAEADIATLEQAAELYRLNRLNYPAGLDALVSEGFIKRLPTDPWGNAYRYAAPGRSGAPFDIYSLGADNAEGGEGDDADIGTFAK; encoded by the coding sequence ATGGCCCGTTTCCTTAAAACCCGTCATCCCGGCGAAAGCCGGACTCTTCTGTCCAAATCGCGCCGAGATTCCGGCTTTCGCCGGAATGACGTTCGAAAAAGACGGAAGGATGAGGACGGCTTCACCCTCGTCGAACTGATGGTCGTCATCGTCATCATCGGCCTGCTCGCCACCGTGGTCGTGGTGAACGTCATGCCAGCGCAAGACACGGCGCGGGTCAAGAAGGCGGAGGCCGACATCGCGACGTTGGAGCAGGCTGCGGAACTCTACCGCCTCAACCGGCTCAATTATCCGGCCGGCCTCGACGCACTGGTGAGCGAAGGCTTCATCAAGCGGCTGCCGACCGATCCGTGGGGCAATGCCTATCGCTATGCCGCGCCGGGGCGAAGCGGGGCGCCGTTCGACATTTACAGCCTTGGCGCCGACAATGCCGAAGGCGGCGAAGGGGACGATGCGGATATCGGCACCTTCGCGAAGTGA
- the gspE gene encoding type II secretion system ATPase GspE yields the protein MEVADEALPAADLPLPVTIPYPFARRFGVALLKEEGGHLAIAMREGADPRALIELRRYLARPFDVQFTPADQFDHILSERYAMDGQAAADAAGSLGLGDDLALLASDLPTADDLLDSADDAPAIRLINGIIADAARQGVSDIHIEPYETGLFVRMRVDGVLRETLRMPPHVAPVVVSRIKVMARLDIAERRIPQDGRISLKLGGKLLDVRVSTLPSRAGERVVLRILDKDNAGIDLDVLGMPEAIHAVFRDALAEPNGIVLVTGPTGSGKTTTLYAALRLLNDGSRNLLTVEDPVEYAVEGVGQTQVNPKVGLTFATGLRAILRQDPDVVMVGEIRDRETADIAVQASLTGHLVLSTVHTNDAVGAITRLRDMKVEPFLIASTLRAVVAQRLVRRLCPECREPVQAEGSAAALLGFDAGTIIYRAKGCKACNHTGYKGRIGVFEAVRVDDTIRRLINGGGDEAVIANHAFRNAPNLGAAARALVREGVTTAEEAVRVSRREADDA from the coding sequence ATGGAGGTCGCCGACGAGGCGCTTCCGGCTGCGGACCTGCCGCTGCCCGTCACCATCCCCTACCCTTTCGCCCGCCGCTTCGGCGTCGCCTTGCTGAAGGAAGAAGGCGGCCACCTCGCCATCGCGATGCGCGAGGGAGCGGACCCGCGCGCGCTGATCGAGCTGCGCCGCTATCTCGCCCGGCCGTTCGACGTGCAATTCACCCCGGCCGACCAGTTCGACCATATCCTGTCCGAACGCTATGCGATGGACGGACAAGCGGCGGCCGATGCGGCGGGGTCACTCGGTCTTGGCGACGATCTCGCCTTGCTTGCCAGCGACTTGCCGACCGCCGACGACCTGCTCGACAGCGCTGACGACGCGCCCGCCATCCGCCTGATCAACGGCATCATCGCCGACGCCGCGCGGCAGGGCGTGTCGGACATTCATATCGAGCCTTACGAGACCGGCCTGTTCGTCCGAATGCGGGTCGACGGCGTGCTGCGCGAAACATTGCGCATGCCGCCCCACGTCGCGCCGGTGGTGGTGAGCCGCATCAAGGTGATGGCGCGGCTCGACATCGCCGAGCGGCGGATTCCGCAGGATGGGCGCATTTCGCTGAAGCTGGGCGGCAAATTGCTCGACGTGCGCGTGTCCACCCTCCCCAGCCGCGCAGGGGAACGGGTGGTGCTCCGTATCCTCGACAAGGACAATGCCGGGATCGACCTCGACGTGCTCGGCATGCCGGAAGCGATCCACGCCGTCTTCCGCGATGCGCTGGCCGAGCCCAATGGCATCGTGCTCGTCACCGGCCCGACGGGTTCGGGCAAGACGACGACACTTTATGCCGCATTGCGTCTTCTAAACGACGGCAGCCGCAACTTGCTGACCGTGGAAGACCCGGTCGAATATGCGGTGGAGGGTGTCGGGCAGACGCAAGTCAATCCGAAGGTGGGCCTCACTTTCGCCACCGGTCTTCGCGCGATCCTGCGCCAGGATCCCGACGTGGTGATGGTCGGCGAAATTCGCGACCGCGAGACGGCCGATATCGCGGTGCAGGCGTCGCTTACCGGCCACCTTGTCCTGTCGACCGTGCACACGAATGATGCGGTCGGCGCGATCACGCGGCTGCGCGACATGAAGGTGGAGCCGTTCCTGATCGCGTCGACGCTCCGCGCGGTGGTGGCGCAGCGGCTGGTGCGGCGGCTCTGCCCGGAATGCCGGGAGCCGGTTCAGGCCGAAGGGTCGGCGGCCGCGCTGCTCGGTTTCGACGCGGGCACGATCATCTACCGCGCGAAGGGCTGCAAGGCCTGCAATCATACGGGCTATAAGGGCCGGATCGGCGTATTCGAGGCGGTGCGGGTCGACGACACAATCCGGCGTCTCATCAATGGTGGCGGCGATGAAGCGGTGATCGCCAACCACGCCTTTCGCAACGCGCCGAACCTCGGCGCGGCGGCGCGTGCCCTCGTCCGCGAAGGCGTGACGACGGCGGAGGAAGCGGTGCGCGTGTCGCGCCGCGAGGCGGACGATGCCTGA
- the gspJ gene encoding type II secretion system minor pseudopilin GspJ — protein sequence MPLDSGFRRNTETGFTLVELLVALFIFGLLAATGVVLLSFSVRAEDNAATRMEEVSRMRRLGTLLTGDLAQAMRRVSRDENAALRPAFAGSASGGPLLAFVRAGWDNPEGAPRASLQKVEYRLSGNRLERVAYPHVDGAAPLPPMVLAEDVRSVRLRFRDENGAWLDRWIVDNAYAMPRVVELEIVTGREGVVRQLFLVGGA from the coding sequence GTGCCGCTGGATTCCGGCTTTCGCCGGAATACTGAAACGGGCTTCACGCTTGTCGAGCTGCTCGTCGCCTTGTTCATTTTCGGACTGCTGGCCGCGACCGGCGTGGTGCTCCTCTCCTTCAGCGTGCGGGCCGAGGACAATGCGGCGACGCGGATGGAGGAAGTGAGCCGGATGCGCCGCCTCGGCACCCTGCTGACCGGCGATCTCGCCCAAGCGATGCGGCGCGTATCGCGCGACGAAAATGCGGCGCTGCGCCCGGCCTTTGCGGGCAGTGCGAGCGGCGGGCCGCTGCTCGCTTTCGTGCGGGCCGGGTGGGACAATCCGGAGGGTGCGCCGCGCGCTTCGCTGCAGAAGGTCGAATATCGCCTGTCCGGCAATCGGCTGGAACGCGTCGCTTATCCTCATGTCGACGGCGCCGCGCCGCTGCCGCCGATGGTGTTGGCGGAAGACGTGCGGAGCGTGCGTCTGCGCTTCCGTGACGAGAATGGCGCGTGGCTCGACCGCTGGATCGTCGACAATGCCTATGCGATGCCCCGCGTGGTTGAGTTGGAGATCGTGACCGGGCGGGAGGGCGTAGTGCGGCAGCTCTTCCTGGTGGGTGGGGCATGA
- a CDS encoding GspH/FimT family pseudopilin, giving the protein MRISAPSRSDAGFTLVELLIVLVVMGLLASVVVVAMPDPKGSVMAEAQRFAARAKAAQDKAILDGRAVAVRVSADGYSFEQRRDGAWQPMAPPYSTFEWHDRTAAAMTAPGRFLFDATGIAEPASLTLTRDGERARVEIDGGGAVRVGA; this is encoded by the coding sequence ATGCGGATATCGGCACCTTCGCGAAGTGACGCGGGCTTCACGCTCGTCGAGCTGCTGATCGTCCTGGTCGTCATGGGCCTGCTGGCGTCGGTCGTGGTCGTCGCCATGCCCGATCCCAAAGGCTCCGTGATGGCCGAGGCGCAGCGTTTCGCGGCACGCGCCAAGGCGGCGCAGGACAAGGCGATCCTGGACGGGCGCGCGGTCGCGGTGCGGGTGAGCGCCGACGGCTACAGCTTCGAGCAAAGGCGGGACGGGGCGTGGCAACCGATGGCGCCGCCTTATTCCACATTCGAATGGCATGACAGGACGGCGGCGGCGATGACGGCGCCGGGACGCTTCCTGTTCGACGCGACCGGCATCGCCGAACCCGCCTCGCTGACCCTCACCCGCGATGGCGAGAGGGCTCGGGTGGAGATAGACGGCGGAGGGGCGGTCCGTGTCGGCGCGTAG
- the gspF gene encoding type II secretion system inner membrane protein GspF translates to MPDFDYLALDTAGRERKGSVRADSDEAARDLLIKRRLFVVKMEGSTRTAAPSLLSGSLLTRKKIGAKQLTLFTRQLATLVQVSPLEEALRTIARQTEQAHVAAILGRVHASVTEGRRLSDAMGREAASFPSLYRAMIAAGESSGTLPSILDRLADLLERQAQVRSKVTTALAYPVILAVVATFVVIALMIFVVPKVVEQFDTVGQQLPLLTRIVIGLSDFLSNWWWALIAAFAALALMGARAMKDEGLRLAVDTRLLRLPLLGRLIRDLHAARMARTLSTMVASRLPLLEGLKLTTQTVHNRALRAASADITEAIRTGGSISAALRRAGVFPPLLVYLAASGEASGKLDIMLERAADYLEREFDAFTATALSLLEPAIIVLMGGIVAVIVLSILLPILQLDTLAGGAF, encoded by the coding sequence ATGCCTGATTTCGACTATCTGGCGCTCGACACCGCCGGGCGGGAGCGGAAGGGATCGGTGCGCGCGGACAGCGACGAAGCGGCGCGCGATCTGCTCATCAAACGGCGGTTGTTCGTCGTCAAGATGGAAGGGTCGACCCGGACGGCGGCGCCGTCTCTCCTGTCCGGTAGCCTGCTGACCCGGAAGAAGATCGGCGCCAAGCAGCTGACGCTGTTCACGCGCCAGCTCGCGACCCTGGTGCAGGTCAGCCCGCTCGAGGAGGCGCTGCGCACCATCGCGCGGCAGACCGAGCAGGCGCATGTCGCGGCGATCCTTGGCCGCGTTCACGCCTCCGTGACGGAGGGCCGCCGCCTGTCGGACGCGATGGGCCGGGAGGCGGCGAGCTTCCCTTCCCTCTATCGCGCGATGATCGCGGCGGGCGAAAGCTCCGGCACCTTGCCGTCGATCCTCGACCGGCTCGCCGACCTGCTGGAACGGCAGGCGCAGGTGCGGTCCAAGGTGACGACGGCGCTCGCTTATCCGGTCATCCTCGCCGTCGTCGCGACCTTCGTCGTCATCGCGCTGATGATCTTCGTCGTGCCGAAAGTCGTTGAACAATTCGACACGGTGGGGCAGCAATTGCCCCTCCTCACCCGTATCGTCATCGGCCTATCGGACTTTCTCTCGAATTGGTGGTGGGCCTTGATCGCCGCCTTTGCCGCGCTGGCGCTGATGGGCGCTCGGGCGATGAAGGATGAAGGATTGCGGCTCGCCGTCGACACGCGGCTCCTGCGCCTGCCGTTGCTGGGCCGCCTGATCCGCGACCTTCACGCCGCGCGGATGGCGCGGACCTTGTCGACCATGGTGGCAAGCCGCTTGCCATTGCTCGAAGGGCTGAAGCTCACCACGCAGACGGTGCACAACCGCGCATTGCGTGCCGCGTCCGCCGACATCACCGAGGCGATCCGCACCGGCGGCAGCATTTCCGCCGCCTTGCGCCGCGCGGGCGTATTCCCCCCGCTTCTCGTCTACCTCGCGGCGAGCGGCGAGGCGTCCGGCAAGCTGGACATCATGCTGGAGCGCGCCGCCGATTATCTGGAGCGCGAGTTCGACGCCTTCACCGCGACCGCGCTGTCGCTGCTCGAGCCCGCCATCATCGTCCTCATGGGCGGGATCGTCGCCGTCATCGTGCTGTCGATCCTGCTTCCCATCCTTCAACTCGACACGCTTGCCGGAGGCGCTTTTTAA
- the gspD gene encoding type II secretion system secretin GspD yields the protein MKRFLIGLLIATTPVPALSQYVLNFRDADVRAFIQDASRVTGRTFIIDPSVQGKVSVVTDRPLSRSEYFELVLSTLRANGLAAVPVAGGALRIQPSSTAAQAGGRIGGSTSPNRFVTEIFRLRHIDAASAVETLRPLVSREGSITANRNTLVVADFGDNVSRIRQLIAQIDRDTATTTIVTLQNAGARDIAGSLTALAGGGEAKSVSVVPIDSSNSLALRGDAAEVARFAELARDLDARAASGAEVRVVFLEHADAAQLLPVLQQLLGQSAAPSTASGLSDRPAASGGGASNARPAAQPAATSAPAAPATGESVFGQKNAVVTRFEGANAIVIAASPDVQRSLGEVIRQLDTRRQQVLVEAIIVEISDTAAKELGVQLLLAGLEGSNIPFAVTNYSNASPNILKVGAAVAAERLRKTTTTVNGQVVTTNQNSALADTLQQAAAAEILGATGGLGGAAFKAGNAIFGAIINAVQSDNKSNILSTPSIMTLDNQEARLLVGQEIPITTGEALSDNFDNAFRTVQRQNVGISLEVKPQINAGGTIKLDLRQEVSSIAGPVSRDFSDLILNKRELETTITVDDGEIVGIGGLLDDNERRTIEKIPFLGDLPLLGKLFQSKGKARAKTNLMVFIRPTILRSAEDARAMSGRRYDYIRGMQVEQDPEAEPSIDELVRDYMGAVPPSIAQTPAQALPVRPGDQVIEAVPVPPSESVQ from the coding sequence TCTGATCGGCCTGCTCATCGCCACGACGCCGGTGCCCGCTTTGTCCCAATATGTCCTGAATTTCCGGGACGCGGATGTGCGCGCTTTCATCCAGGATGCGAGCCGCGTCACCGGCCGCACCTTCATCATCGATCCTTCCGTGCAGGGTAAGGTTTCGGTGGTGACGGATCGTCCGCTATCGCGGTCGGAATATTTCGAGCTGGTGCTGTCGACGCTCCGCGCCAACGGCCTTGCCGCCGTGCCGGTCGCGGGCGGCGCGCTCCGCATCCAGCCTTCCTCTACCGCGGCGCAAGCGGGCGGGCGGATCGGCGGCAGCACCAGCCCCAATCGCTTCGTGACCGAAATCTTCCGGCTGCGGCACATCGATGCGGCCTCGGCGGTCGAAACCTTGCGCCCCTTGGTAAGCCGCGAGGGATCGATCACGGCGAACCGCAACACGCTGGTCGTCGCCGATTTCGGAGACAATGTCAGCCGCATCCGCCAGCTCATCGCGCAGATCGACCGCGACACGGCGACCACCACCATCGTGACCCTGCAAAATGCCGGTGCGCGGGACATCGCCGGATCCCTCACCGCGCTCGCGGGCGGCGGAGAGGCCAAATCGGTGTCGGTCGTGCCGATCGACAGCTCCAACTCGCTCGCCCTGCGCGGCGATGCGGCGGAAGTCGCGCGCTTCGCCGAGCTTGCCCGCGATCTCGACGCGCGGGCGGCGAGCGGCGCCGAAGTGCGTGTCGTGTTCCTGGAGCATGCCGATGCCGCGCAACTGCTGCCGGTGCTGCAGCAATTGCTCGGTCAGTCCGCCGCGCCGTCCACGGCATCGGGTTTGAGCGACCGTCCCGCCGCGAGTGGTGGCGGCGCGTCCAACGCCCGTCCAGCCGCGCAACCGGCGGCGACGTCCGCGCCGGCCGCGCCCGCGACGGGAGAAAGCGTCTTCGGCCAGAAGAATGCCGTGGTAACCCGGTTCGAAGGCGCCAACGCCATCGTCATCGCCGCATCGCCAGATGTGCAGCGTTCGCTTGGCGAAGTGATCCGCCAGCTCGACACACGCCGCCAGCAGGTGCTGGTCGAGGCGATCATCGTCGAGATTTCCGATACCGCCGCCAAGGAGCTGGGTGTCCAATTGCTGCTCGCCGGCCTCGAAGGCAGCAACATTCCGTTCGCGGTCACCAATTACTCCAACGCCTCGCCCAACATCCTGAAGGTCGGCGCGGCGGTCGCGGCCGAACGATTGCGCAAGACGACGACAACCGTGAACGGGCAAGTCGTGACGACCAATCAAAACTCGGCGCTCGCCGACACGCTGCAGCAAGCGGCGGCGGCGGAAATATTGGGCGCGACGGGCGGCCTCGGCGGCGCGGCGTTCAAGGCGGGCAATGCGATCTTCGGCGCGATCATCAACGCCGTTCAATCCGACAACAAATCGAACATCCTGTCGACGCCGTCGATCATGACGCTCGACAACCAGGAAGCGCGCCTGCTGGTCGGCCAGGAAATCCCGATCACCACAGGCGAGGCGCTGTCCGACAATTTCGATAATGCCTTCCGCACCGTGCAGCGCCAGAATGTCGGCATCAGCCTGGAGGTGAAGCCGCAGATCAATGCGGGCGGCACGATCAAGCTCGACCTGCGCCAGGAAGTGAGTTCGATCGCTGGGCCCGTGTCGCGCGACTTTTCCGATCTCATCCTCAACAAGCGCGAGCTCGAGACGACGATCACCGTCGACGATGGCGAGATCGTTGGCATCGGCGGCCTGCTCGACGACAATGAGCGGCGGACGATCGAGAAGATCCCGTTCCTTGGCGACCTGCCTTTGCTCGGCAAGCTCTTCCAGTCGAAGGGCAAGGCGCGGGCGAAGACAAACCTGATGGTCTTCATCCGCCCGACCATCCTGCGCTCCGCCGAAGATGCGCGGGCGATGAGCGGGCGGCGCTACGATTATATCCGCGGCATGCAGGTCGAGCAGGATCCGGAGGCGGAGCCAAGCATCGACGAGCTGGTGCGCGATTATATGGGCGCGGTGCCGCCGAGCATCGCACAGACACCCGCGCAGGCCCTTCCCGTCCGTCCGGGCGATCAGGTGATCGAAGCGGTGCCGGTGCCGCCGAGCGAGTCCGTTCAGTGA
- the gspK gene encoding type II secretion system minor pseudopilin GspK, which translates to MRRFRPSQRERGAALLTVLLLVAVMGAIAVVALERMRLATRLAMNSVALDQARQFAIGVEGLMTLAMNDLLAASPDATLPNGWQDTTRQIPLPGGGMAEARAADGGNCFNLNSLATAPEQGGDLIANPIAIAQFAGLMQVLDVPQGIAVRIADGAADWVDADTAAQPQGAEDNVYRQSAQPYRAANAPFADKSELRAVAGVTAEAYDRVRPFVCALPTHDLSPINVNTLKPEQAPLLAMLAPEQIPVDRALQALAARPAGGWASIGDFWTRTILNGVMLPTQVQGQPGVKSQWFALDVTVRLGEAEVREAALVDAREKPARIVARRWGDDE; encoded by the coding sequence ATGAGGCGCTTCCGGCCTTCGCAGCGGGAACGGGGCGCGGCGTTGCTGACCGTCCTGCTGCTCGTCGCGGTGATGGGCGCCATCGCGGTCGTCGCGCTGGAACGGATGCGGCTCGCCACTCGCCTCGCCATGAACAGCGTGGCGCTCGATCAGGCGCGGCAATTCGCCATCGGCGTCGAAGGGCTGATGACGCTCGCCATGAACGATCTGCTCGCCGCGAGCCCCGATGCAACCCTGCCCAATGGCTGGCAGGATACGACGCGCCAGATCCCGCTGCCGGGCGGCGGAATGGCGGAAGCGCGGGCGGCGGACGGGGGCAATTGCTTCAATCTGAACAGCCTGGCGACGGCGCCGGAGCAAGGCGGCGACCTGATCGCCAACCCAATCGCGATCGCGCAGTTCGCCGGCCTGATGCAGGTCTTGGACGTGCCGCAGGGCATCGCCGTGCGGATCGCCGATGGCGCGGCCGACTGGGTCGATGCCGACACGGCCGCGCAGCCTCAGGGGGCGGAGGACAATGTCTACCGGCAATCGGCGCAGCCCTACCGCGCCGCCAACGCGCCTTTCGCGGACAAGAGCGAGCTTCGCGCCGTCGCGGGCGTGACCGCCGAAGCCTATGATCGGGTGCGACCCTTCGTCTGCGCATTGCCGACGCACGATCTGTCGCCGATCAACGTCAACACGCTGAAACCGGAGCAGGCGCCGCTCCTCGCGATGCTGGCGCCCGAGCAGATTCCGGTCGACCGGGCCCTGCAGGCCCTGGCGGCGCGCCCGGCGGGGGGCTGGGCGAGTATCGGCGATTTCTGGACGCGCACGATCTTGAACGGCGTGATGCTGCCGACGCAGGTGCAGGGCCAGCCGGGGGTCAAGAGCCAATGGTTCGCCCTTGACGTGACCGTCCGGCTGGGCGAGGCGGAAGTGCGCGAAGCGGCGCTGGTCGACGCGCGCGAAAAGCCCGCGCGCATCGTCGCGCGGCGATGGGGGGATGACGAGTGA